In a single window of the Centroberyx gerrardi isolate f3 chromosome 17, fCenGer3.hap1.cur.20231027, whole genome shotgun sequence genome:
- the tulp4b gene encoding tubby-related protein 4 isoform X2 yields MLAAVEHGPILCSDSNILCLSWKGRVPKSEKDKPVCRRRYYEEGWLATGNGRGVVGVTFTSSHCRRDRNTPQRINFNLRGHNSEVVLVRWNEPFQKLATCDMEGGIFVWIQYEGRWSVELVNDRGAQVSDFTWSHDGTQALIAYRDGFVLVGSVSGQRHWSSEINLESQITCGIWTPDDQQVLFGTADGQVIVMDCHGRMLAHVLLHESDGIVSMSWNCPNFLVEDSTESDTDSDDNAFLYFLQVRRVKPLLTVSFLSGDISLMNNYDDLSPTIIRSGLKDVEVQWCSQGDLLAVAGMERHGLPAEAACASIMRNALVKFYNVQGEHIYTLETPAQRPITTICWGHRDSRLFLACGPALYVVRVEHRVASLQLLCQQGIASALREERDVGKLNMPSLLCSYVTTAFIPTIKPPIPDPNNIRDFVSYPTAGNERLHCTMKRAEDNPEAGGPCYTLYLEHLGGLVPILKGRRISKLRPEFVIMDPKTDSKAEEVCVNPMISYTDSCNCSDSSDIELSDEWVGKKSPKLSRGNRSPKLSRMNMESRKSPKLSRANQEGPRSPRLPTKKPPLRSPSLTRREFSMDGITEHNYLAQVTSNIWGTKFKIVGLASFLPANLGAVIYKTSLLHLQPRQMTIYLPEVRKISLDFMSLPVFNPNVFSEDEDDLPVMGPSGVAGDNPPCTVNIPIAPIHSPAQAMSPTQSIGLVQSLLANQNIQLDVLTNPTATAAAAAAAAAASVPVADHGQDAVPAPYPVPARYSNPGQVIFNGLEMGPLLPGTLPPPPPPHHLPPQPHPQRSHSQQSHQQQSKQSQQIQALPRSLPPSFIDVDGAVEIQMRKVNPPPPYPGTVVSAAAATASAPPQTLITNCDSPSVLAPDPCLKKDEFLLHPVTLQYPTPLGYERITTFDSSGNVEEVCRPRRRLIRNQNAYAVQGIGGSATLKVTSSENKKIQLPYSSATLSRLSVPRYSIPSGDPPPYPDPANQVTATLPPPQRIDNSLIHATLRRDRREVGLKVPQIIESSRTLPTKAKMNSALALSYQQRVPTALYTCTQCSSNSSSTRKGAHHSTIIVHSKSTSPLASQSSYSLLSPVDNSRDRTVYVNSAFTEDETLNQQCHLEKSVRHLTLGDVSLTVKRPPPYQWDPSTTEEFWLSPDQTMLAPPPGPHKPPPLIFSQAQHLDMTRLPFVLTTKPPTNPSTSTLTFPSGYQISLSPFPPGVSHGGPPLQTLQNPPPQCSPNEVVTAVPFAQQDPSLVLPPGYPPNLTNLACCPLPPMYPGASSCAGLQLHPVNLHPWNPYPCPPPMQDPPSHPAPPLPTKTHQMLEKPILSPPPPTAPPPPPPLPPPPPPTELPPSKSATEDLTESANNFPEPSSLNESPVPQESERFSKKSRKRLDSRAEEANMPNVSEGKSRKEGRALSDFNTLISSPRLGGREKKKPKGQREQLNKTKKMSRTTNEFQDSSESEPELFISGDELMNQNQSSKKSWKNKRSLRMASELEEIKCRKANEREDRSLGSQGFVYVMANKQPLWNEATQVYQLDFGGRVTQESAKNFQIELDGRQVMQFGRIDGNAYILDFQYPFSAVQAFAVALANVTQRLK; encoded by the exons GTTGTGTTGGTGCGTTGGAATGAACCCTTTCAGAAGCTGGCCACATGTGATATGGAAGGAGGCATTTTTGTATGGATTCAGTATGAAGGAAGATGGTCTGTGGAGTTAGTGAACGACAGAGGGGCACAG GTGAGTGACTTTACTTGGTCCCATGATGGCACCCAGGCCCTCATCGCGTACAGAGATGGCTTTGTGTTAGTTGGGTCGGTCAGCGGACAAAGACACTGGTCCTCCGAGATCAACCTCGAGAGTCAAATCACCTGCGGCATCTGGACGCCCGATGATCAGCAG GTGTTGTTTGGTACGGCGGATGGGCAGGTGATAGTGATGGACTGCCACGGACGGATGCTAGCCCATGTTCTGTTGCATGAGTCCGACGGGATTGTGAGCATGTCCTGGAACTGCCCCAATTTCTTGGTGGAGGACAGTACAGAGAGCGACACAGACTCTGATGACAAT gcttttctttatttcttgcAAGTGCGGAGAGTCAAGCCTTTGTTGACTGTCAGCTTCTTATCAGGAGATATCAGTTTAATGAACAACTATGATGACCTCTCCCCCACTATCATTCGCTCAGGACTGAAAG ATGTTGAGGTCCAGTGGTGCTCCCAGGGAGACCTCCTGGCTGTGGCCGGCATGGAGAGACACGGGCTCCCTGCCGAGGCTGCCTGCGCTTCCATCATGAGGAACGCCCTCGTTAAGTTCTACAATGTCCAAGGGGAACACATCTACACTTTAGAGACGCCCGCACAG AGACCCATCACCACCATCTGTTGGGGTCACAGAGACTCTCGCCTGTTCCTGGCCTGCGGACCGGCGCTGTATGTGGTGCGTGTGGAGCACAGGGTGGCCAGCCTGCAGCTGTTGTGCCAACAGGGCATCGCCAGCGCCctgcgagaggagagagacgtgGGGAAACTGAACATGCCCTCCCTGCTCTGTTCTTATGTGACCACCGCTTTCATACCCACCATCAAG CCTCCAATTCCTGACCCCAACAACATCCGCGACTTTGTCAGCTATCCCACAGCTGGGAATGAGAGGCTCCACTGCACCATGAAGCGAGCGGAGGACAACCCCGAGGCAGGCGGACCCTGCTACACTCTCTACCTGGAACACCTGGGCGGACTGGTGCCTATCCTCAAAGGACGGCGCATCAGCAAGCTACGGCCCGAGTTCGTCATTATGGATCCAAAAACAGACAGCAAAGCAG aggaggtgtgtgtgaatCCCATGATCTCCTACACTGACAGCTGTAACTGCTCAGACTCGAGTGACATTGAGCTGAGTGATGAGTGGGTTGGGAAGAAGTCACCAAAGTTATCCAGAGGAAACAGGTCACCCAAACTCTCCAG AATGAACATGGAATCTAGAAAATCTCCCAAACTTTCACGGGCCAATCAGGAAGGCCCACGATCTCCACGGTTACCAACGAAGAAACCTCCACTTCGGTCCCCCAGTCTGACACGTCGAGAGTTTTCTATGGATGGAATCACAGAG CACAATTACCTTGCTCAAGTTACATCCAACATCTGGGGGACAAAGTTCAAAATTGTTGGGCTTGCTTCTTTCCTGCCTGCCAATCTTGGTGCAG TCATCTATAAGACCAGTTTGCTTCATCTGCAACCAAGGCAGATGACAATCTACCTTCCAGAAGTGCGAAAGATTTCACTTGACTTCATGAGCCTTCCTGTTTTCAACCCCAATGTGTtcagtgaggatgaggatgactTACCAG TGATGGGTCCATCTGGAGTGGCAGGAGACAATCCTCCCTGTACAGTCAACATTCCCATTGCTCCCATCCACAGCCCAGCCCAAGCCATGTCCCCAACTCAGAGTATTGGCCTGGTTCAGTCTCTTCTGGCCAATCAGAATATTCAGCTTGATGTCCTGACAAATCCTACCGCCActgcagcagcggcggcggcggcggcagcggcttCTGTCCCTGTTGCTGATCACGGCCAGGATGCTGTCCCCGCACCGTACCCAGTGCCAGCTAGATACTCTAATCCTGGACAGGTGATCTTCAATGGGCTAGAGATGGGTCCTCTTCTCCCGGGTACTCTACCTCCCCCACCTCCGCCCCACCATCTCCCGCCCCAGCCACATCCGCAGCGGTCTCATTCACAGCAATCTCACCAACAGCAGTCAAAACAATCACAGCAAATACaggc TCTGCCTCGGTCTTTACCTCCCTCCTTCATTGACGTTGACGGAGCAGTAGAGATTCAGATGAGGAAGGtgaatcctcctcctccataccCGGGCACCGTAGTGTCCGCGGCTGCAGCAACGGCCTCGGCTCCTCCTCAAACCCTCATCACCAACTGTGACAGCCCCAGCGTCCTGGCGCCAGACCCCTGCCTGAAGAAGGACGAATTCTTGCTTCACCCAGTCACTTTACAGTACCCAACACCTTTGGGATATGAAAGGATCACCACCTTCGACAGCAGTGGAAATGTGGAGGAGGTGTGTCGGCCACGCAGGCGCCTCATTCGCAACCAAAATGCGTACGCTGTCCAAGGCATCGGAGGCTCGGCCACACTCAAAGTCACTTCATctgagaataaaaaaatacagcttCCCTATAGCTCAGCAACTTTAAGCCGGCTCTCTGTCCCCCGATACTCAATACCTAGTGGAGACCCTCCTCCTTACCCTGATCCAGCCAATCAAGTAACTGCGACGCTCCCCCCTCCCCAGAGAATTGATAATAGTCTGATTCATGCCACCCTAAGACGGGACCGCAGAGAGGTGGGACTCAAAGTGCCACAGATCATCGAAAGCTCAAGAACCCTTCCCACCAAGGCTAAAATGAACAGCGCCCTAGCGCTTTCCTACCAGCAGAGGGTGCCCACTGCGttgtatacatgcacacagtgtaGCAGCAATAGCAGCAGCACCA GGAAAGGTGCACATCACAGTACCATCATTGTGCACTCCAAAAGTACCTCACCCCTGGCCTCCCAGTCGTCTTACAGTCTGCTGAGTCCTGTTGATAACAGCAGGGACAGAACAGTGTACGTTAACTCTGCCTTTACTGAAGATGAGACTTTAAATCAGCAGTGTCACCTTGAGAAATCGGTACGTCACCTTACTCTGGGTGATGTCAGTTTGACGGTTAAACGCCCTCCGCCTTACCAATGGGACCCCTCCACCACAGAGGAGTTCTGGCTCTCTCCAGACCAGACTATGTTAGCTCCCCCACCAGGACCTCACAAGCCGCCTCCACTCATCTTCAGTCAAGCTCAGCACTTGGACATGACCCGGCTACCTTTTGTTCTCACAACTAAGCCTCCCACTAATCCGAGCACTAGCACTCTTACTTTCCCGTCAGGTTACCAGATATCCCTCTCACCTTTCCCTCCGGGTGTGAGTCACGGTGGACCCCCACTTCAGACCTTGCAGAACCCTCCACCGCAGTGCTCTCCGAATGAAGTGGTTACCGCAGTCCCTTTTGCTCAGCAGGACCCCAGCTTGGTCTTGCCACCAGGCTACCCACCCAACCTCACTAACTTGGCTTGCTGCCCTCTCCCTCCAATGTACCCCGGGGCCAGCTCATGTGCCGGACTCCAGCTGCACCCTGTTAACTTGCACCCCTGGAATCCCTACCCCTGTCCACCTCCCATGCAGGACCCCCCATCCCATCCagcgccccccctccccaccaaaACTCATCAGATGTTAGAGAAGCCAATTCTCTCCCCACCGCCTCCAACGGCAccacctccaccgcctcctctccctcctcctcccccgcccACTGAGCTACCACCGTCCAAAAGTGCTACGGAAGATCTAACGGAGTCTGCCAACAACTTTCCAGAGCCATCATCCCTAAATGAAAGCCCCGTCCCACAGGAGTCAGAGCGCTTCAGCAAGAAGAGCCGTAAAAGACTGGACAGCAGAGCTGAGGAGGCCAACATGCCCAATGTCTCAGAGGGCAAATCCAGAAAGGAGGGGCGTGCGCTCTCTGACTTCAACACTCTCATTTCCAGCCCAAGGCTTGGcggcagagagaagaagaagcccAAGGGGCAGAGAGAGCAACTCAACAAAACCAAGAAGATGAGCAGGACCACGAATGAGTTCCAGGACAGTTCAGAGAGCGAGCCAGAGCTTTTTATCAGCGGCGATGAGCTCATGAACCAGAACCAGAGTAGTAAGAAGAGCTGGAAGAACAAGCGCAGCCTACGGATGGCAAGCGAGCTGGAGGAGATTAAGTGTCGCAAGGCAAACGAGAGAGAGGACCGTAGTTTGGGCAGCCAAGGATTTGTCTACGTTATGGCCAATAAACAACCATTATGGAATGAAGCCACCCAGGTCTACCAGCTTGACTTTGGAGGACGTGTTACTCAGGAGTCAGCCAAGAATTTTCAGATTGAGCTGGATGGTAGAcag GTGATGCAGTTTGGGAGAATTGATGGGAATGCCTATATCCTGGATTTCCAGTATCCTTTTTCAGCAGTGCAGGCATTTGCTGTTGCCTTGGCCAATGTGACTCAAAGGCTAAAGTGA
- the tulp4b gene encoding tubby-related protein 4 isoform X3, translated as MLAAVEHGPILCSDSNILCLSWKGRVPKSEKDKPVCRRRYYEEGWLATGNGRGVVGVTFTSSHCRRDRNTPQRINFNLRGHNSEVVLVRWNEPFQKLATCDMEGGIFVWIQYEGRWSVELVNDRGAQVSDFTWSHDGTQALIAYRDGFVLVGSVSGQRHWSSEINLESQITCGIWTPDDQQVLFGTADGQVIVMDCHGRMLAHVLLHESDGIVSMSWNCPNFLVEDSTESDTDSDDNAFLYFLQVRRVKPLLTVSFLSGDISLMNNYDDLSPTIIRSGLKDVEVQWCSQGDLLAVAGMERHGLPAEAACASIMRNALVKFYNVQGEHIYTLETPAQRPITTICWGHRDSRLFLACGPALYVVRVEHRVASLQLLCQQGIASALREERDVGKLNMPSLLCSYVTTAFIPTIKPPIPDPNNIRDFVSYPTAGNERLHCTMKRAEDNPEAGGPCYTLYLEHLGGLVPILKGRRISKLRPEFVIMDPKTDSKAEEVCVNPMISYTDSCNCSDSSDIELSDEWVGKKSPKLSRGNRSPKLSRMNMESRKSPKLSRANQEGPRSPRLPTKKPPLRSPSLTRREFSMDGITEHNYLAQVTSNIWGTKFKIVGLASFLPANLGAVIYKTSLLHLQPRQMTIYLPEVRKISLDFMSLPVFNPNVFSEDEDDLPVMGPSGVAGDNPPCTVNIPIAPIHSPAQAMSPTQSIGLVQSLLANQNIQLDVLTNPTATAAAAAAAAAASVPVADHGQDAVPAPYPVPARYSNPGQVIFNGLEMGPLLPGTLPPPPPPHHLPPQPHPQRSHSQQSHQQQSKQSHLPRSLPPSFIDVDGAVEIQMRKVNPPPPYPGTVVSAAAATASAPPQTLITNCDSPSVLAPDPCLKKDEFLLHPVTLQYPTPLGYERITTFDSSGNVEEVCRPRRRLIRNQNAYAVQGIGGSATLKVTSSENKKIQLPYSSATLSRLSVPRYSIPSGDPPPYPDPANQVTATLPPPQRIDNSLIHATLRRDRREVGLKVPQIIESSRTLPTKAKMNSALALSYQQRVPTALYTCTQCSSNSSSTRKGAHHSTIIVHSKSTSPLASQSSYSLLSPVDNSRDRTVYVNSAFTEDETLNQQCHLEKSVRHLTLGDVSLTVKRPPPYQWDPSTTEEFWLSPDQTMLAPPPGPHKPPPLIFSQAQHLDMTRLPFVLTTKPPTNPSTSTLTFPSGYQISLSPFPPGVSHGGPPLQTLQNPPPQCSPNEVVTAVPFAQQDPSLVLPPGYPPNLTNLACCPLPPMYPGASSCAGLQLHPVNLHPWNPYPCPPPMQDPPSHPAPPLPTKTHQMLEKPILSPPPPTAPPPPPPLPPPPPPTELPPSKSATEDLTESANNFPEPSSLNESPVPQESERFSKKSRKRLDSRAEEANMPNVSEGKSRKEGRALSDFNTLISSPRLGGREKKKPKGQREQLNKTKKMSRTTNEFQDSSESEPELFISGDELMNQNQSSKKSWKNKRSLRMASELEEIKCRKANEREDRSLGSQGFVYVMANKQPLWNEATQVYQLDFGGRVTQESAKNFQIELDGRQVMQFGRIDGNAYILDFQYPFSAVQAFAVALANVTQRLK; from the exons GTTGTGTTGGTGCGTTGGAATGAACCCTTTCAGAAGCTGGCCACATGTGATATGGAAGGAGGCATTTTTGTATGGATTCAGTATGAAGGAAGATGGTCTGTGGAGTTAGTGAACGACAGAGGGGCACAG GTGAGTGACTTTACTTGGTCCCATGATGGCACCCAGGCCCTCATCGCGTACAGAGATGGCTTTGTGTTAGTTGGGTCGGTCAGCGGACAAAGACACTGGTCCTCCGAGATCAACCTCGAGAGTCAAATCACCTGCGGCATCTGGACGCCCGATGATCAGCAG GTGTTGTTTGGTACGGCGGATGGGCAGGTGATAGTGATGGACTGCCACGGACGGATGCTAGCCCATGTTCTGTTGCATGAGTCCGACGGGATTGTGAGCATGTCCTGGAACTGCCCCAATTTCTTGGTGGAGGACAGTACAGAGAGCGACACAGACTCTGATGACAAT gcttttctttatttcttgcAAGTGCGGAGAGTCAAGCCTTTGTTGACTGTCAGCTTCTTATCAGGAGATATCAGTTTAATGAACAACTATGATGACCTCTCCCCCACTATCATTCGCTCAGGACTGAAAG ATGTTGAGGTCCAGTGGTGCTCCCAGGGAGACCTCCTGGCTGTGGCCGGCATGGAGAGACACGGGCTCCCTGCCGAGGCTGCCTGCGCTTCCATCATGAGGAACGCCCTCGTTAAGTTCTACAATGTCCAAGGGGAACACATCTACACTTTAGAGACGCCCGCACAG AGACCCATCACCACCATCTGTTGGGGTCACAGAGACTCTCGCCTGTTCCTGGCCTGCGGACCGGCGCTGTATGTGGTGCGTGTGGAGCACAGGGTGGCCAGCCTGCAGCTGTTGTGCCAACAGGGCATCGCCAGCGCCctgcgagaggagagagacgtgGGGAAACTGAACATGCCCTCCCTGCTCTGTTCTTATGTGACCACCGCTTTCATACCCACCATCAAG CCTCCAATTCCTGACCCCAACAACATCCGCGACTTTGTCAGCTATCCCACAGCTGGGAATGAGAGGCTCCACTGCACCATGAAGCGAGCGGAGGACAACCCCGAGGCAGGCGGACCCTGCTACACTCTCTACCTGGAACACCTGGGCGGACTGGTGCCTATCCTCAAAGGACGGCGCATCAGCAAGCTACGGCCCGAGTTCGTCATTATGGATCCAAAAACAGACAGCAAAGCAG aggaggtgtgtgtgaatCCCATGATCTCCTACACTGACAGCTGTAACTGCTCAGACTCGAGTGACATTGAGCTGAGTGATGAGTGGGTTGGGAAGAAGTCACCAAAGTTATCCAGAGGAAACAGGTCACCCAAACTCTCCAG AATGAACATGGAATCTAGAAAATCTCCCAAACTTTCACGGGCCAATCAGGAAGGCCCACGATCTCCACGGTTACCAACGAAGAAACCTCCACTTCGGTCCCCCAGTCTGACACGTCGAGAGTTTTCTATGGATGGAATCACAGAG CACAATTACCTTGCTCAAGTTACATCCAACATCTGGGGGACAAAGTTCAAAATTGTTGGGCTTGCTTCTTTCCTGCCTGCCAATCTTGGTGCAG TCATCTATAAGACCAGTTTGCTTCATCTGCAACCAAGGCAGATGACAATCTACCTTCCAGAAGTGCGAAAGATTTCACTTGACTTCATGAGCCTTCCTGTTTTCAACCCCAATGTGTtcagtgaggatgaggatgactTACCAG TGATGGGTCCATCTGGAGTGGCAGGAGACAATCCTCCCTGTACAGTCAACATTCCCATTGCTCCCATCCACAGCCCAGCCCAAGCCATGTCCCCAACTCAGAGTATTGGCCTGGTTCAGTCTCTTCTGGCCAATCAGAATATTCAGCTTGATGTCCTGACAAATCCTACCGCCActgcagcagcggcggcggcggcggcagcggcttCTGTCCCTGTTGCTGATCACGGCCAGGATGCTGTCCCCGCACCGTACCCAGTGCCAGCTAGATACTCTAATCCTGGACAGGTGATCTTCAATGGGCTAGAGATGGGTCCTCTTCTCCCGGGTACTCTACCTCCCCCACCTCCGCCCCACCATCTCCCGCCCCAGCCACATCCGCAGCGGTCTCATTCACAGCAATCTCACCAACAGCAGTCAAAACAATCACA TCTGCCTCGGTCTTTACCTCCCTCCTTCATTGACGTTGACGGAGCAGTAGAGATTCAGATGAGGAAGGtgaatcctcctcctccataccCGGGCACCGTAGTGTCCGCGGCTGCAGCAACGGCCTCGGCTCCTCCTCAAACCCTCATCACCAACTGTGACAGCCCCAGCGTCCTGGCGCCAGACCCCTGCCTGAAGAAGGACGAATTCTTGCTTCACCCAGTCACTTTACAGTACCCAACACCTTTGGGATATGAAAGGATCACCACCTTCGACAGCAGTGGAAATGTGGAGGAGGTGTGTCGGCCACGCAGGCGCCTCATTCGCAACCAAAATGCGTACGCTGTCCAAGGCATCGGAGGCTCGGCCACACTCAAAGTCACTTCATctgagaataaaaaaatacagcttCCCTATAGCTCAGCAACTTTAAGCCGGCTCTCTGTCCCCCGATACTCAATACCTAGTGGAGACCCTCCTCCTTACCCTGATCCAGCCAATCAAGTAACTGCGACGCTCCCCCCTCCCCAGAGAATTGATAATAGTCTGATTCATGCCACCCTAAGACGGGACCGCAGAGAGGTGGGACTCAAAGTGCCACAGATCATCGAAAGCTCAAGAACCCTTCCCACCAAGGCTAAAATGAACAGCGCCCTAGCGCTTTCCTACCAGCAGAGGGTGCCCACTGCGttgtatacatgcacacagtgtaGCAGCAATAGCAGCAGCACCA GGAAAGGTGCACATCACAGTACCATCATTGTGCACTCCAAAAGTACCTCACCCCTGGCCTCCCAGTCGTCTTACAGTCTGCTGAGTCCTGTTGATAACAGCAGGGACAGAACAGTGTACGTTAACTCTGCCTTTACTGAAGATGAGACTTTAAATCAGCAGTGTCACCTTGAGAAATCGGTACGTCACCTTACTCTGGGTGATGTCAGTTTGACGGTTAAACGCCCTCCGCCTTACCAATGGGACCCCTCCACCACAGAGGAGTTCTGGCTCTCTCCAGACCAGACTATGTTAGCTCCCCCACCAGGACCTCACAAGCCGCCTCCACTCATCTTCAGTCAAGCTCAGCACTTGGACATGACCCGGCTACCTTTTGTTCTCACAACTAAGCCTCCCACTAATCCGAGCACTAGCACTCTTACTTTCCCGTCAGGTTACCAGATATCCCTCTCACCTTTCCCTCCGGGTGTGAGTCACGGTGGACCCCCACTTCAGACCTTGCAGAACCCTCCACCGCAGTGCTCTCCGAATGAAGTGGTTACCGCAGTCCCTTTTGCTCAGCAGGACCCCAGCTTGGTCTTGCCACCAGGCTACCCACCCAACCTCACTAACTTGGCTTGCTGCCCTCTCCCTCCAATGTACCCCGGGGCCAGCTCATGTGCCGGACTCCAGCTGCACCCTGTTAACTTGCACCCCTGGAATCCCTACCCCTGTCCACCTCCCATGCAGGACCCCCCATCCCATCCagcgccccccctccccaccaaaACTCATCAGATGTTAGAGAAGCCAATTCTCTCCCCACCGCCTCCAACGGCAccacctccaccgcctcctctccctcctcctcccccgcccACTGAGCTACCACCGTCCAAAAGTGCTACGGAAGATCTAACGGAGTCTGCCAACAACTTTCCAGAGCCATCATCCCTAAATGAAAGCCCCGTCCCACAGGAGTCAGAGCGCTTCAGCAAGAAGAGCCGTAAAAGACTGGACAGCAGAGCTGAGGAGGCCAACATGCCCAATGTCTCAGAGGGCAAATCCAGAAAGGAGGGGCGTGCGCTCTCTGACTTCAACACTCTCATTTCCAGCCCAAGGCTTGGcggcagagagaagaagaagcccAAGGGGCAGAGAGAGCAACTCAACAAAACCAAGAAGATGAGCAGGACCACGAATGAGTTCCAGGACAGTTCAGAGAGCGAGCCAGAGCTTTTTATCAGCGGCGATGAGCTCATGAACCAGAACCAGAGTAGTAAGAAGAGCTGGAAGAACAAGCGCAGCCTACGGATGGCAAGCGAGCTGGAGGAGATTAAGTGTCGCAAGGCAAACGAGAGAGAGGACCGTAGTTTGGGCAGCCAAGGATTTGTCTACGTTATGGCCAATAAACAACCATTATGGAATGAAGCCACCCAGGTCTACCAGCTTGACTTTGGAGGACGTGTTACTCAGGAGTCAGCCAAGAATTTTCAGATTGAGCTGGATGGTAGAcag GTGATGCAGTTTGGGAGAATTGATGGGAATGCCTATATCCTGGATTTCCAGTATCCTTTTTCAGCAGTGCAGGCATTTGCTGTTGCCTTGGCCAATGTGACTCAAAGGCTAAAGTGA